The Euphorbia lathyris chromosome 8, ddEupLath1.1, whole genome shotgun sequence genome has a window encoding:
- the LOC136202978 gene encoding glycine-rich cell wall structural protein-like gives MANFKVLGIFGLLISALVVSDSRVARKDLGIDLGGVGVGTGVGLGLGLGGGGGGGGSGSGAGAGAGSGSGGSGGSSSGSGSGSGSGSKSNGGGSEAGSSAGSRAGSGSNGGGSGAGSEAGSSAGSRAGSGSNGGGSGAGSEAGSSAGSRAGSGTNGGGSGAGSEAGSSAGSRAGSGTNGGGSGAGSEAGSSAGSRARSGTNGGGYSGAGSEAGSSAGSRAGSGTNGGGGSGASSEAGSSAGSRAGSGSNGYGK, from the coding sequence ATGGCAAACTTTAAGGTTTTAGGTATCTTTGGATTACTAATTTCAGCATTGGTAGTGAGTGATAGTAGGGTTGCAAGAAAGGACCTAGGGATAGACCTTGGAGGAGTTGGGGTTGGTACTGGGGTTGGATTAGGGCTTGGTcttggtggtggtggtggtggtggtggatcAGGGTCTGGTGCAGGAGCTGGAGCTGGCTCTGGCTCTGGTGGGTCTGGTGGGTCTAGTTCTGGGTCTGGGTCTGGCTCAGGCTCTGGTTCAAAATCAAATGGTGGTGGTTCAGAAGCAGGGTCATCTGCTGGTTCAAGAGCTGGGTCAGGGTCAAATGGTGGTGGTTCAGGAGCAGGTTCAGAAGCAGGGTCATCTGCTGGGTCTAGGGCTGGGTCAGGATCAAATGGTGGTGGTTCGGGTGCTGGTTCAGAAGCTGGCTCTTCTGCTGGGTCTAGGGCAGGGTCAGGAACAAATGGTGGTGGTTCAGGTGCTGGTTCAGAAGCTGGCTCTTCTGCTGGGTCTAGGGCAGGGTCAGGAACAAATGGTGGTGGTTCAGGTGCTGGTTCAGAAGCTGGCTCTTCTGCTGGGTCTAGGGCTAGGTCAGGAACAAATGGTGGTGGTTATTCGGGTGCTGGTTCAGAAGCTGGCTCTTCTGCTGGGTCTAGGGCTGGGTCAGGAACAAATGGTGGTGGTGGTTCGGGTGCTAGTTCAGAAGCTGGCTCTTCTGCTGGATCTAGGGCTGGGTCAGGATCAAATGGGTATGGTAAATGA